One Bradyrhizobium sp. ISRA464 genomic window carries:
- a CDS encoding UPF0182 family protein — protein sequence MATEPVRREWRWSKPPRNRDTGLAPQGSPRRWGLYLVLAILIGAILLEVPAYLQKWLWMRQLGYLEIFRTLLSVQWGMFFLGFVFAFLFFWSNLRQAIRSAFLLHGGFPTEDLGGPWGTATRNVRTQQYGLAWLRAAEIGTSGIVAWAFALAFSSNWNTYLRFRYGGDYGLRDPLFGIDIGFYLFHLPFYELEQHFLGYLAFVTLAAVVGVYIIGSSFQAIGGDLTSHTTRSAIRHTSALLLVLVALAGWEFYLDRYNLVYSTLGVVYGAGYAADHVTRIALMFMLGVSIASCLLLAISLFRPQMRTITTGTVAYVVLYSLSVLLLPAVVQHYVVQPNELALETPYLKRSIAFTRTAYGLEKVKDASYPALADLTSAAIARNQDTTGNIRLWDDRPLLQTYQQTQAIRLYYKFYNVSTDRYRLADGYHQVMLSTRELSSKLPSKAQTWVNERLQFTHGNGVVMNFVSKTAGDGVPQYILDNIPARSDFGLQVTRPEIYYGKSMRGYRIVATRVKEFDYPKGDDNVYTSYAGSGGVPLDNFWKRALFAWTQGDVNILLTSYLNPESRIQIWRRVRERVAQIAPFLRFDDDPYPVVSDGKLYWIEDAYTVSDYFPYSNPSRAPVQQSHVEARRGFAVNPGGHMVPPPTTAAEADTELTSGLNYIRNSVKVVIDMYNGTVRFYAMDPADPILAVYRRAFPGVFADLSKLSGDLKSHLRYPQGLFAIQADQYRLFHMTDPQVFYNQEDLWQFPNEHYEGETHFMQPYYVLMKLPGSERLEYLLMTPFTPPGRDNMIAWMAAKCDFPDYGKIIVFLLPKEKLIYGPSQVEAMIDQNTNISRQLSLWDQRGSHVIRGRQIVTPVENSFLYVEPIYLTATGIPFPQLKRVIVAADGKVTMAPTLDAALVDLFRPQQSATGPALTTGQSGNGRKQMSIDQARKALDQAKKALQLGNWEEFGKAMGALDRQLSTTSN from the coding sequence ATGGCCACAGAGCCGGTGCGCCGGGAATGGCGCTGGTCCAAACCGCCGAGAAACCGGGACACCGGCCTCGCACCCCAAGGATCGCCCCGACGATGGGGGTTGTATCTTGTTTTAGCTATCCTGATAGGAGCGATCCTGCTCGAAGTCCCGGCCTATCTCCAGAAGTGGCTGTGGATGCGACAACTCGGCTATCTCGAAATCTTCCGGACCCTGCTCTCGGTCCAATGGGGCATGTTTTTCCTTGGCTTTGTGTTCGCCTTCCTGTTCTTCTGGTCCAACCTTCGACAGGCGATCCGCAGCGCCTTTCTTTTGCACGGCGGATTCCCGACCGAGGACCTTGGCGGCCCTTGGGGGACTGCGACCCGCAACGTGCGCACCCAGCAGTACGGACTCGCCTGGCTGCGGGCGGCTGAAATCGGGACCAGCGGTATCGTCGCCTGGGCCTTCGCCCTCGCCTTCAGCTCGAATTGGAACACCTACCTGCGCTTTCGCTACGGCGGCGACTACGGATTGCGCGATCCTCTGTTTGGCATCGATATCGGCTTCTATCTTTTCCACCTGCCCTTCTACGAACTGGAGCAGCATTTTCTCGGCTATCTGGCTTTCGTCACGCTCGCTGCGGTCGTCGGGGTCTATATTATCGGCTCGTCGTTTCAGGCGATCGGCGGCGACCTCACATCGCATACCACCCGAAGCGCGATCAGGCACACGTCTGCACTGCTCCTGGTTCTGGTCGCACTCGCCGGCTGGGAGTTCTATCTCGACCGCTACAATTTGGTCTATTCGACGCTGGGAGTCGTCTACGGAGCGGGTTATGCCGCCGATCATGTCACCCGGATCGCGCTAATGTTCATGCTGGGCGTCTCGATCGCATCCTGCTTGCTGCTAGCAATCAGCCTGTTTCGACCGCAAATGCGTACCATCACGACGGGCACCGTCGCATATGTTGTCCTGTATTCGCTCAGCGTCTTGTTGCTGCCGGCCGTTGTTCAGCACTATGTCGTTCAACCCAACGAGTTAGCCCTCGAGACCCCTTATCTCAAAAGATCCATTGCGTTTACCCGGACAGCCTACGGGCTCGAGAAGGTCAAGGACGCCTCTTATCCGGCCCTCGCGGATTTGACGTCTGCGGCAATTGCCAGGAATCAGGATACAACCGGCAACATTCGGCTATGGGATGATCGCCCTCTGCTCCAGACCTATCAGCAGACCCAGGCGATCCGCCTCTATTACAAGTTCTACAACGTCAGTACAGACCGCTATCGCCTCGCGGACGGTTACCACCAGGTCATGCTTTCGACCAGGGAATTGTCGTCAAAGCTCCCTTCAAAAGCTCAAACCTGGGTCAATGAACGGCTGCAGTTCACGCACGGCAACGGCGTCGTCATGAACTTCGTTTCGAAGACCGCGGGAGACGGTGTCCCGCAATACATCCTCGACAATATACCGGCGCGATCAGATTTCGGATTACAGGTCACACGGCCGGAAATCTATTACGGCAAATCAATGCGGGGATATCGAATTGTCGCCACTCGCGTGAAGGAATTCGATTATCCGAAGGGCGACGACAACGTCTACACCAGCTACGCAGGCAGCGGGGGCGTTCCACTGGACAATTTCTGGAAGCGAGCGCTGTTTGCCTGGACTCAGGGCGACGTCAACATTCTCTTGACGTCCTATCTAAACCCGGAGAGCCGTATTCAGATCTGGCGCCGCGTCCGCGAGCGAGTTGCGCAGATAGCCCCGTTTCTGCGTTTTGACGACGACCCCTATCCCGTGGTCAGCGATGGCAAGCTGTACTGGATTGAGGACGCCTATACGGTTTCCGACTATTTCCCGTATTCAAATCCTTCGCGCGCGCCCGTGCAGCAGAGTCACGTCGAGGCAAGGAGAGGCTTCGCGGTCAATCCGGGCGGCCACATGGTCCCGCCTCCAACGACTGCCGCAGAGGCCGACACCGAGCTGACCAGCGGTCTGAATTACATCAGGAACTCAGTGAAGGTTGTGATCGACATGTATAATGGCACGGTCCGATTCTACGCGATGGATCCTGCAGACCCGATACTGGCCGTCTATCGTCGCGCATTCCCGGGCGTGTTCGCCGACCTCTCGAAGCTCTCGGGAGACCTGAAGAGCCATTTGCGTTATCCCCAAGGCCTGTTCGCGATCCAAGCCGACCAATACAGGCTCTTCCACATGACGGATCCTCAGGTTTTCTACAATCAGGAGGACCTCTGGCAGTTTCCGAACGAGCACTACGAGGGCGAGACGCATTTCATGCAGCCGTACTATGTCCTGATGAAGTTGCCCGGCAGCGAGAGGCTCGAGTATCTGCTCATGACTCCGTTCACTCCGCCGGGCCGCGACAACATGATCGCGTGGATGGCAGCAAAATGCGACTTTCCCGACTATGGAAAGATCATCGTCTTCCTGTTGCCGAAAGAAAAGCTCATCTACGGACCGAGCCAGGTCGAGGCCATGATCGACCAGAATACCAACATTTCCCGACAACTCTCCCTGTGGGACCAGCGCGGCTCACATGTTATTCGCGGTAGGCAAATCGTCACTCCGGTCGAGAACTCATTTCTCTACGTGGAGCCGATTTACCTGACGGCCACGGGTATTCCCTTTCCGCAGCTCAAGCGCGTCATCGTCGCAGCCGACGGCAAGGTGACGATGGCGCCGACACTTGATGCGGCGCTCGTCGACCTTTTCAGGCCGCAACAGTCGGCGACAGGGCCAGCACTGACGACGGGTCAAAGCGGAAACGGGCGGAAGCAAATGAGCATCGATCAGGCCAGAAAGGCCTTGGACCAAGCAAAGAAGGCATTGCAGCTAGGCAACTGGGAAGAGTTCGGCAAGGCGATGGGCGCGCTCGATCGCCAGCTATCGACAACATCAAATTGA
- a CDS encoding MarR family winged helix-turn-helix transcriptional regulator, whose protein sequence is MPKAALKASDWVDEPARCNCNQVRRAARRLSRYYDLALASSGLKSTQYSLLGYLVTSGPMAMARLAKLMSMDRATMGHNLRPLLRDGFVEISVGKNDRRERIVTVTKQGHRAHTRALAAWRRAQTAFEEALGKREASALRDLMNRIVDIPLPRPE, encoded by the coding sequence ATGCCGAAAGCAGCACTAAAAGCATCGGATTGGGTCGATGAGCCTGCACGTTGTAACTGCAACCAAGTCCGACGTGCAGCCAGGCGTCTCTCCCGGTACTACGACCTTGCCCTTGCCTCGAGCGGGCTCAAATCGACGCAATATAGCCTGTTGGGTTACCTTGTAACGTCGGGACCGATGGCTATGGCGCGACTGGCCAAGCTGATGTCCATGGACCGCGCGACCATGGGGCATAACCTGAGGCCGCTCCTGCGTGATGGTTTCGTTGAAATTTCAGTCGGCAAGAATGACCGGCGGGAGCGCATCGTTACCGTCACAAAGCAGGGGCATAGGGCGCATACCCGAGCCCTGGCTGCATGGCGGCGCGCGCAGACAGCCTTTGAAGAGGCTCTGGGGAAACGCGAAGCCTCTGCTCTGCGCGATTTGATGAATCGGATCGTTGACATCCCCCTTCCCCGCCCTGAGTAA
- a CDS encoding MMPL family transporter has product MRALRRGRRILRDRRSELALGIERMGLLSLRFPAIVASVAAVLVVAAGFGIPRIRIDDSLSQLFRSDTPSFRQYELESRRFPSSEFDVLVVIEGKSLLERTSLSRLRNLVTDLQLIDGTRGVISLFSAREPPQGDRPPAPLVPGQLPHGNAYQALVSRIASNEIIRGKLLSKDGDLTLIVLALDPQAARGAKLAAIVHDIRSTAAGDLAGTGLKASLTGVPVMQLEIRHALERDRVIYNAAGFAAGCLISILFFRRVSFMAVAAGPPLIAILLGLGTLGWLGFKLNIFLNVMTPLIMVISFSDSMQLTFFARDRMIAGKDRFAAFRDAIIVVGPACVLTHGTAALSFIALQFTQSDLIRAFGEAGLIATVIALVTVLLLVPLFGILLVRHEAGFAERARRADRAVNALRLACGWIAGRIVSRPGLYTMIGLLAVIGFGSIYEHLQPRYRLADEVPDRGQAVAAAGRLDSELTGSNPINVMIQFPKGASLYVPQTLDVIAEVHGIMEHQRGISNVWSLETLRRWLAQTGKPDTATLKRYVDILPRYLVRRFVSANQDAVVVAGRVPDIDASQIRPIVASLDRALDAVRKQYPGYAISVTSLSAVAAQNSARMIEKLSRGLTVEAVFVAAFIGLAFRSMQAMLASILPAVFPIVVAGTVLWVLGDGLQFASVVALTVSFGLGLSATIHFLNRLRLEELLGDGSAASVRRATILVGPALILTSVVLSCGLIVTVFSNLPALRMFGWLSTFAMVLALVADLTILRPTVTFLRSTFQKADRRRG; this is encoded by the coding sequence ATGCGCGCACTGCGGCGAGGTCGGCGGATCTTGCGCGATCGCCGAAGCGAGCTCGCGCTTGGTATCGAGCGTATGGGACTCTTATCCTTGAGATTCCCGGCGATCGTGGCCAGTGTTGCGGCGGTGCTGGTTGTTGCGGCCGGGTTCGGCATTCCACGGATCCGTATCGACGATTCGCTAAGCCAGCTCTTCAGGTCCGATACACCTTCGTTCAGGCAATATGAGCTGGAGTCGCGTCGCTTTCCCTCCAGCGAATTCGACGTCCTCGTCGTGATCGAAGGAAAATCGCTGCTCGAGCGTACCTCACTTAGCCGTTTGCGCAACCTGGTCACCGACTTGCAGCTCATCGATGGGACGAGGGGCGTGATTTCGCTGTTCTCGGCCCGCGAGCCGCCGCAGGGCGACCGGCCGCCTGCGCCGCTGGTCCCCGGTCAGCTGCCGCATGGCAACGCCTATCAAGCATTGGTTTCCCGCATCGCTTCGAACGAGATTATTCGCGGCAAACTGTTGTCGAAGGACGGCGATCTCACCCTGATCGTACTGGCGCTCGATCCCCAGGCGGCACGGGGCGCCAAGCTCGCTGCGATCGTCCACGATATCCGCTCCACCGCCGCAGGCGACCTTGCCGGGACGGGGCTGAAGGCAAGTCTCACCGGCGTGCCGGTCATGCAGCTCGAAATCCGCCATGCGCTGGAGCGCGACCGGGTCATCTACAACGCCGCAGGCTTTGCCGCCGGCTGTCTGATCTCAATTCTGTTCTTCCGCCGGGTGTCGTTCATGGCCGTTGCGGCGGGGCCGCCGCTGATCGCGATCCTGCTTGGTCTCGGCACCCTGGGCTGGCTGGGATTCAAGCTCAACATCTTCCTGAATGTGATGACGCCGCTGATCATGGTGATCAGCTTCTCCGACAGCATGCAGCTCACCTTCTTTGCCCGCGATAGGATGATCGCCGGCAAGGATCGATTTGCGGCGTTCCGCGATGCCATCATCGTCGTGGGGCCGGCCTGCGTGCTGACCCACGGCACGGCAGCCCTATCGTTTATCGCGCTGCAGTTCACGCAGTCGGACCTGATCCGCGCCTTCGGCGAGGCCGGCCTGATTGCAACCGTCATTGCGCTGGTGACGGTGCTGCTGCTGGTGCCGCTGTTCGGAATCCTGCTGGTTCGCCACGAAGCCGGATTTGCAGAACGGGCCCGGCGTGCCGATCGGGCGGTGAATGCGCTGCGCCTTGCCTGCGGCTGGATCGCAGGCCGCATCGTTTCCCGTCCTGGGCTTTATACGATGATCGGGCTCCTCGCCGTGATCGGCTTCGGTTCGATCTACGAACATCTGCAACCGCGCTATCGCCTTGCCGACGAGGTGCCCGACCGCGGCCAGGCGGTCGCAGCGGCCGGTCGTCTTGATTCCGAGCTGACCGGATCCAACCCGATCAATGTCATGATCCAGTTCCCGAAGGGCGCATCGCTCTATGTGCCGCAAACGCTCGACGTTATCGCCGAGGTCCACGGCATCATGGAGCATCAGCGCGGGATCAGTAATGTCTGGTCGCTCGAGACCCTGCGGCGCTGGCTGGCGCAGACCGGCAAGCCCGATACAGCGACGCTGAAGCGCTATGTCGACATTCTTCCCCGCTATCTGGTGCGGCGGTTCGTGTCCGCCAATCAGGATGCCGTGGTCGTCGCCGGGCGCGTCCCCGACATCGATGCCAGCCAGATCCGCCCAATCGTAGCCTCGCTGGACCGGGCGCTGGATGCGGTGCGGAAGCAATATCCGGGCTATGCAATTTCCGTGACGAGCTTGTCCGCGGTCGCGGCGCAAAACAGCGCAAGGATGATCGAAAAGCTCAGTCGCGGCCTGACAGTGGAGGCGGTGTTCGTCGCCGCCTTCATCGGCCTCGCTTTCCGATCGATGCAGGCCATGCTTGCCAGCATCCTGCCTGCGGTGTTTCCGATTGTGGTCGCCGGAACGGTGCTGTGGGTGCTGGGCGACGGCCTGCAGTTTGCCAGCGTTGTAGCACTCACTGTCTCCTTTGGTTTGGGCTTGAGCGCGACCATCCACTTCCTCAATCGCCTGCGGCTCGAGGAACTCCTGGGTGACGGTTCGGCCGCCAGCGTCAGGCGGGCTACGATATTGGTCGGGCCGGCCCTGATTCTGACCTCGGTCGTGCTGTCATGCGGGCTGATCGTGACGGTGTTCTCCAATCTGCCGGCGCTGCGGATGTTCGGGTGGCTCAGCACCTTCGCAATGGTTCTGGCTCTGGTTGCCGACCTGACCATCCTGCGGCCGACCGTCACCTTTCTACGGTCGACCTTCCAGAAGGCCGATCGTCGACGCGGATAG
- a CDS encoding SDR family NAD(P)-dependent oxidoreductase: MESPILITGAAGTVGHAVCELLIRQGSKVRALVRNQDVRSAKLAELGVEVVVGDLLDLHAMHRAIEGCERVYFGMTVSASYLEATVNAAAVAKYHNVSAFVNISQMTVSQMSINATTDSPQQKLHWLAEQALNWSGVPVVHVRPTSFLDTFFLLLSANSIREHQQIRLPFGNGKTSPIASEDVARVIAAILEDPGRHVGKIYELTGPRSQDMNGVAEEFSRALGRPITYVDVPWEPWRKQLEDSGRLSPHVLAHLATMALLKQQNRYDRLTSDVEKVTGVPPLSVYDFVLRRADVYTARD; this comes from the coding sequence ATGGAATCTCCCATCTTGATCACTGGTGCCGCAGGAACCGTTGGTCATGCTGTATGCGAGCTGCTGATCCGACAAGGATCCAAGGTGAGGGCCCTCGTTCGCAACCAGGACGTTCGATCAGCCAAACTTGCCGAGCTCGGGGTCGAAGTCGTCGTCGGCGATCTTCTCGACCTTCACGCCATGCATCGAGCGATCGAAGGCTGCGAGCGGGTCTACTTCGGTATGACGGTTTCGGCGTCGTATCTCGAGGCAACGGTCAATGCCGCCGCCGTAGCGAAGTATCATAATGTGAGCGCGTTCGTGAACATCTCGCAGATGACCGTATCGCAAATGAGCATCAATGCGACCACCGACAGCCCACAGCAGAAGCTGCACTGGCTCGCGGAGCAGGCGCTGAATTGGTCCGGAGTGCCTGTCGTGCATGTCCGCCCGACGTCATTCCTGGATACTTTCTTCCTCCTGCTATCGGCGAATTCAATCCGCGAGCATCAGCAAATTCGACTGCCTTTCGGGAATGGAAAGACCTCGCCGATCGCAAGTGAAGATGTCGCGCGGGTGATTGCTGCGATCCTCGAAGACCCGGGCCGGCACGTCGGCAAGATCTACGAACTGACGGGACCGCGCTCCCAGGACATGAACGGCGTTGCTGAAGAGTTCTCCAGGGCTCTCGGACGTCCAATCACCTATGTGGACGTGCCTTGGGAACCTTGGCGCAAGCAGCTTGAGGATAGCGGGAGGTTGTCTCCGCATGTACTTGCCCATCTCGCGACAATGGCTCTTCTCAAACAGCAGAACCGGTACGACCGCTTGACGTCCGATGTGGAGAAGGTCACCGGCGTGCCGCCGCTCAGCGTTTACGACTTCGTCCTGCGACGCGCCGATGTGTATACGGCGCGCGACTAG
- a CDS encoding cytochrome c family protein: MDSFELNKVLGAILAGCIVVLCVHLLANSIFAPVQPAKPGFQIAAQQPASSAPAARTEAPAPIATRLASADVNRGKSETKVCMTCHTLNKGGPNKVGPNLWGVVDRPRASHPGFDYSAAMKAKGGKWTFDEIDKFLTHPQGYIPGTKMTFSGIQSSGQRANLIAYLRTLSDNPVPLPQAAAPASSGSAQSPSQKGKAGG, from the coding sequence ATGGATTCCTTTGAGCTGAACAAGGTCCTCGGAGCGATTTTGGCGGGCTGCATCGTGGTGCTCTGTGTCCACCTTCTTGCAAACTCAATCTTCGCTCCCGTTCAGCCGGCCAAGCCAGGCTTCCAGATCGCGGCTCAGCAGCCGGCCTCATCCGCTCCGGCTGCGAGGACAGAGGCGCCAGCACCGATCGCGACCCGCCTTGCCAGCGCGGACGTCAATCGCGGCAAGTCGGAGACCAAGGTCTGCATGACCTGTCATACGCTGAACAAGGGCGGCCCGAACAAGGTCGGCCCGAATCTCTGGGGCGTGGTCGATCGGCCGAGGGCATCCCATCCAGGGTTCGACTACTCGGCTGCGATGAAGGCCAAAGGCGGCAAATGGACCTTCGACGAGATCGACAAATTCCTGACCCACCCACAAGGCTATATTCCCGGAACCAAGATGACTTTCAGTGGAATCCAGAGTTCTGGCCAGCGGGCCAACCTGATCGCCTATCTGCGCACTCTCTCGGATAATCCCGTGCCGCTGCCGCAGGCCGCTGCACCAGCCTCGTCGGGCAGCGCGCAAAGCCCATCACAGAAGGGCAAGGCTGGAGGCTAG
- a CDS encoding ABC transporter ATP-binding protein/permease produces MEKTSMKPLSVGLALTGLIALLQSAIEQSPPDALLAAVVLISALTTFRSTGISAFLKVFVGIFSTETMISGLVVIAGQGGLWPAPYAHYLPPDTLPLTLAIFSIIVYVVAQLGTVRQIMQIADRYFNAAELAPARVWPFRPFNAPERRVAVALVVALVLLNQAEVGILIRLNFFNRAWFDAIQTRNAAVFWQQLLLVFTPWAFTYVTMAVVEFFMRSMLVIRWRRWLTDHFVSRWLTHHNHYRISLVAGQTDNPDQRIAEDIFRFINGGSDGSVTAYGIYDFSILLVSTVSSFVSFAVVLWGLSKAFTLPGTNIIVPGFLFWVALIYAACGTLITHLIGRPLIGLYFERQHREADFRFSLARLREYTEQVALLGGEMAENNAVGHRFSALIANYLAVIFRLMRVTAFTATFGQLSPIIPFVFTAPFYFAGKIELGVMTQTAQAFGHVATALTFFVTYYTYLAAFKSVVDRLTSFDVAIEQAQALKGAGPAHVASADGERKIVLDGVELLLPDGRPVVRTGHLELAGSESVAISGPSGSGKSTLFRAIAGIWPYGEGRISGPDGTNAMVVPPKPYLPIGTLRAAVSYPALPGSYSDDDIRSALVDAHLPNLVDQLDREDVWSQQLSSGEQQRVAIARALLMRPDWLFLDESTSAVDEKLEAKLYAVLARRLPNSTIVSIGHRSAVVRLHQRHLAMRSADGDFILRDAAEGDSVDTASGKVMNAPRSDSPGRQR; encoded by the coding sequence TTGGAAAAAACCTCCATGAAACCGTTGAGCGTCGGCCTCGCCCTGACTGGCCTTATCGCGCTGCTTCAATCCGCAATTGAACAATCTCCTCCCGATGCGCTTCTCGCTGCGGTGGTCCTGATCAGCGCTTTGACGACTTTCCGTTCGACCGGGATATCGGCCTTTCTCAAGGTCTTCGTCGGCATCTTCTCGACCGAGACGATGATTTCTGGACTCGTCGTGATTGCCGGTCAGGGCGGCTTGTGGCCCGCCCCGTATGCCCACTATCTGCCGCCTGACACGCTGCCGCTGACGTTGGCGATCTTCTCGATCATCGTCTACGTCGTGGCGCAGCTCGGAACGGTGCGCCAGATCATGCAGATCGCCGACCGCTATTTCAATGCCGCCGAACTGGCGCCGGCGCGTGTCTGGCCGTTTCGCCCTTTCAATGCGCCCGAGCGGCGCGTCGCCGTCGCCCTCGTTGTTGCCCTCGTGCTTCTGAACCAGGCGGAGGTGGGTATCCTCATTCGGCTGAACTTCTTCAACCGCGCCTGGTTCGACGCCATACAAACCCGCAATGCGGCAGTGTTCTGGCAACAGCTGTTGCTCGTCTTCACGCCTTGGGCTTTCACATACGTAACGATGGCGGTTGTCGAGTTCTTCATGCGCTCAATGCTGGTCATCCGCTGGCGGCGCTGGTTGACGGACCATTTCGTATCGCGTTGGCTGACCCACCACAATCATTACAGGATCAGCCTCGTCGCCGGCCAGACCGACAATCCCGACCAGCGCATTGCCGAGGATATTTTCCGCTTCATCAACGGCGGCTCCGACGGGTCGGTCACGGCCTACGGCATCTACGATTTTTCCATTCTGCTCGTATCGACCGTCAGCTCATTCGTTTCCTTTGCCGTCGTGTTATGGGGCCTGTCGAAAGCGTTCACGCTCCCGGGCACAAACATCATTGTTCCCGGCTTTCTGTTCTGGGTCGCCCTGATCTACGCGGCCTGCGGAACGCTCATCACCCATCTTATCGGCCGGCCTCTGATCGGCCTCTACTTCGAGCGCCAGCACAGGGAAGCTGATTTCCGGTTTTCGCTTGCTCGACTTCGCGAATACACCGAGCAGGTCGCACTCTTGGGCGGAGAGATGGCAGAGAACAACGCGGTCGGGCATCGCTTCTCCGCGCTTATCGCAAACTACCTGGCCGTCATCTTTCGTCTCATGAGAGTCACGGCATTTACAGCCACGTTCGGCCAGCTCTCACCGATCATCCCTTTCGTCTTCACAGCGCCGTTCTATTTTGCCGGCAAGATCGAACTCGGTGTGATGACGCAGACCGCGCAAGCGTTCGGCCATGTGGCGACGGCGTTGACCTTCTTTGTGACCTATTACACCTATCTGGCGGCGTTCAAGTCGGTAGTCGATCGTCTGACCTCATTCGACGTCGCGATCGAACAAGCGCAAGCGCTCAAGGGCGCAGGACCGGCCCACGTCGCAAGCGCCGACGGCGAGCGCAAGATCGTCCTTGACGGCGTCGAGCTCTTGCTGCCGGACGGACGGCCTGTCGTTAGGACTGGCCATCTCGAATTGGCGGGCAGTGAAAGCGTGGCTATTTCCGGTCCATCAGGATCCGGCAAGTCGACATTGTTTCGCGCAATTGCGGGAATATGGCCCTACGGCGAAGGCCGCATCAGCGGTCCCGATGGCACAAACGCGATGGTCGTGCCGCCGAAGCCCTACCTTCCCATCGGCACGTTGCGCGCGGCCGTCAGCTATCCGGCGCTGCCCGGCAGCTACTCGGACGATGACATCCGCAGCGCGCTGGTCGACGCCCATCTCCCCAATCTCGTCGATCAGCTTGACCGCGAGGACGTCTGGTCACAACAATTGTCGAGCGGCGAGCAGCAGCGCGTGGCCATCGCACGCGCACTATTGATGCGGCCGGACTGGCTCTTCCTGGACGAATCGACGTCCGCCGTGGATGAGAAGCTGGAGGCCAAACTCTACGCCGTCCTGGCTCGTCGGCTGCCGAACTCGACCATCGTATCCATCGGACATCGCTCGGCGGTTGTCCGGCTGCATCAGCGGCATCTGGCGATGCGGTCCGCCGATGGCGACTTTATCCTTCGCGATGCCGCTGAGGGTGATTCCGTGGACACCGCATCCGGCAAGGTCATGAACGCCCCGCGGAGCGATTCACCCGGCCGTCAGCGATGA
- a CDS encoding ABC transporter substrate-binding protein: MAAAQNTTSKHEPGVTDTSIKIGNIMPYSGPASAYGVIGTAEAAYFRKINDEGGINGRKIDFISYDDSYSPPKTVEQARKLVEDDGVLLIFNSLGTPTNTAIEKYLNGEKVPQLFVATGATKWNDPKEFPWTMGWQPSYQTEAHIYAKYILENKPDAKIAALYQNDDYGKDYLKGLEDGLGSKANLIVAKQAYDVSEPAIDSEMVNLQASGANVFVDITTPKFSAQSIAKADELGWHPLFILNNVSASVGSVIKPVGFKKAQGIISAAYLKDPTDPQWKDDAEMKAWLAFMDKYLPNADKSDASNVYAYAVARTMVHVLKQCGNDLTRANVMKQAANLRDYDPGMLLPGIKINTSPTEFAPIQQLQLMRFKGQTWERFGKVLSGRIGS, translated from the coding sequence ATGGCTGCCGCGCAGAACACGACCAGCAAACACGAACCCGGCGTCACCGACACCTCGATCAAGATCGGGAATATCATGCCCTACAGTGGCCCGGCTTCCGCCTACGGCGTGATCGGGACCGCCGAAGCCGCCTACTTCCGCAAGATCAACGACGAGGGCGGCATCAACGGCCGCAAGATCGACTTCATCAGCTATGATGACTCGTACAGTCCGCCCAAGACCGTGGAGCAGGCACGGAAGCTTGTCGAGGACGACGGAGTGCTCCTGATCTTCAATTCGCTGGGTACGCCGACAAATACGGCGATCGAGAAATACTTGAACGGAGAGAAGGTCCCTCAGCTCTTCGTCGCGACCGGGGCGACCAAGTGGAATGACCCGAAGGAGTTTCCCTGGACCATGGGCTGGCAGCCAAGCTACCAGACTGAAGCGCACATTTACGCAAAATACATTCTGGAGAACAAGCCCGATGCGAAGATCGCAGCCCTCTACCAGAACGATGATTATGGCAAGGATTATCTCAAGGGTCTGGAGGATGGGCTTGGCAGCAAGGCCAACCTGATCGTCGCCAAGCAGGCCTATGACGTTTCCGAGCCGGCCATCGACTCGGAGATGGTCAACCTGCAGGCTTCGGGCGCGAACGTCTTCGTGGACATCACGACGCCGAAGTTCTCAGCTCAATCGATCGCCAAGGCAGACGAACTCGGCTGGCACCCGCTGTTCATCCTCAACAACGTCAGCGCCTCGGTCGGCAGCGTGATCAAGCCGGTAGGCTTCAAAAAAGCCCAGGGTATCATCTCGGCGGCCTATCTGAAGGATCCCACCGACCCGCAGTGGAAGGACGATGCCGAGATGAAAGCCTGGCTCGCCTTCATGGACAAATACCTGCCCAACGCGGATAAGAGCGACGCCAGCAACGTCTACGCCTACGCGGTTGCGCGCACGATGGTCCATGTGCTGAAACAATGCGGCAACGATCTCACCCGCGCGAACGTCATGAAGCAGGCGGCTAACCTGAGGGATTACGACCCCGGGATGTTGCTGCCGGGAATCAAGATCAACACCAGCCCGACGGAGTTTGCGCCAATCCAGCAGCTCCAATTGATGCGTTTCAAGGGCCAGACCTGGGAGCGGTTCGGCAAGGTGCTGAGCGGCAGGATCGGCAGCTGA